Proteins encoded by one window of Monoglobus pectinilyticus:
- a CDS encoding SGNH/GDSL hydrolase family protein — translation MIKVFLLGDSIVTAYGKDSENFIGGWGDHLGSFFDDKFVSVISCAEGGESSRSFLNDGRFIDNGLFTKEMFPQGVGPCYELIREGDFVFIQFCHNDDDSARHEKRELRHTPLGTPDSNGIYPTVLPIGNTPYSFECGATYKGYLKFYIDKIRKRGAAPVLLTPPPRGVFKDGKIASVPGNHGGTDEFGEYAYIRAIRQVGETEDVTVLELFERSKNYINSIGEENFKYLQSLKDGSGNTIGESRYGRPKAWPQDYNEIMQSGEFGEIDNTHQNRFGSFVYAGFIAEEIREKIPTLAKFLLEESSKNVPPPEGFRL, via the coding sequence ATGATTAAAGTATTTTTATTGGGTGATTCGATAGTTACCGCATATGGTAAAGACAGTGAAAATTTTATAGGGGGCTGGGGCGACCATTTAGGAAGTTTTTTTGATGATAAATTTGTTTCGGTTATTTCATGCGCGGAAGGCGGTGAAAGCTCCAGAAGTTTTTTAAATGACGGCAGATTTATAGATAATGGACTCTTTACTAAAGAAATGTTTCCTCAAGGGGTAGGCCCGTGTTATGAACTAATAAGAGAAGGAGATTTTGTATTTATTCAATTTTGCCATAATGATGATGATTCTGCCAGACATGAAAAAAGAGAACTAAGACACACGCCGCTCGGAACGCCTGATTCTAATGGAATTTATCCCACAGTTTTGCCAATTGGAAACACGCCTTATTCTTTTGAGTGCGGAGCGACTTATAAGGGCTATTTAAAATTTTATATTGATAAAATAAGAAAGCGCGGTGCAGCGCCTGTTTTGCTCACACCTCCTCCAAGAGGTGTTTTTAAAGATGGAAAAATCGCTTCAGTTCCCGGTAATCACGGAGGGACAGACGAATTCGGAGAATATGCCTATATCAGAGCAATTCGTCAGGTTGGCGAAACGGAAGACGTCACTGTGCTGGAGTTGTTTGAAAGGTCAAAAAACTATATTAACAGTATTGGGGAAGAGAATTTCAAATACTTGCAGTCATTAAAAGACGGTTCAGGAAACACCATAGGCGAATCAAGATACGGCAGGCCTAAAGCCTGGCCTCAGGACTATAATGAAATAATGCAGTCAGGAGAATTCGGAGAGATTGACAATACGCATCAAAACAGATTTGGTTCTTTTGTTTATGCGGGTTTTATTGCAGAAGAGATAAGAGAAAAGATACCAACTCTGGCAAAGTTTTTGTTAGAAGAGTCAAGCAAAAATGTTCCGCCGCCGGAAGGTTTTAGATTATAA
- a CDS encoding deoxyguanosinetriphosphate triphosphohydrolase, whose product MSVREMLENREREILSEKAARSSESKGRVRSENSCEIRTDFQRDRDRIIHSKAFRRLKHKTQVFISPMGDHYRTRLTHTLEVAQIARTIARSLCLNEDLTEAIALGHDLGHTPFGHMGERVLNEICPTGFKHNEQSLRVVDVLEGGGGLNLTYEVRDGIVCHTGAKRADTLEGRIVAVADKIAYVNHDIDDSIRGGLLSENDIPKEFSDVLGNRHSARIDTMIKAAISGSEHDIVMEHDIVMEPDIYDAMMGLRQFLFDNVYLNKNAEVATEEDKAKNIIEGLYSRFVNDIDLIPADARNNSRTDDNSIIAMDYIAGMSDPFAIARYEELFIPKFWVN is encoded by the coding sequence TTGAGCGTCAGGGAAATGCTTGAGAACAGAGAAAGGGAAATTTTGTCTGAGAAAGCGGCTCGGAGCAGCGAGTCAAAAGGCAGAGTACGCAGTGAAAACTCTTGTGAAATTAGAACTGATTTTCAAAGAGACCGTGACAGAATAATCCACTCAAAAGCATTCAGAAGACTTAAACATAAAACGCAGGTTTTTATATCCCCAATGGGAGACCATTACCGTACGCGGCTGACGCATACGCTGGAAGTTGCTCAGATAGCCAGGACAATAGCCCGCTCGCTTTGTTTGAATGAGGATTTGACTGAGGCGATTGCACTTGGGCATGATTTGGGTCATACTCCGTTCGGGCATATGGGCGAGAGAGTTTTAAACGAGATTTGCCCGACCGGGTTTAAACACAATGAGCAGAGTTTGAGAGTGGTTGATGTTTTGGAGGGCGGAGGCGGACTGAATCTTACATATGAGGTGAGAGACGGTATTGTATGCCACACCGGAGCAAAAAGAGCGGACACACTGGAAGGGCGTATTGTTGCGGTCGCTGATAAAATCGCCTATGTGAACCATGATATTGACGATTCGATACGCGGAGGTTTGCTCAGCGAGAACGATATACCTAAAGAGTTTTCTGATGTGTTAGGCAACAGACATTCAGCAAGAATAGATACCATGATAAAGGCGGCTATCTCAGGAAGCGAGCATGATATTGTGATGGAGCATGATATTGTGATGGAGCCTGATATATATGACGCGATGATGGGGCTGAGACAGTTTTTGTTTGACAATGTTTATTTGAATAAAAATGCAGAAGTTGCAACAGAAGAGGATAAGGCAAAAAATATTATTGAAGGGCTTTATTCAAGATTTGTAAATGATATTGACCTGATTCCTGCCGACGCCAGAAACAACAGCAGGACAGACGATAATAGTATAATAGCTATGGATTATATAGCCGGAATGAGCGACCCGTTCGCTATTGCAAGGTATGAGGAGCTGTTTATACCTAAGTTTTGGGTAAATTGA
- a CDS encoding Nif3-like dinuclear metal center hexameric protein, with protein sequence MPKVKDIAEYIESLAPKTLAEPWDNVGLMVGDMDSNVESVYVTLDVTSENIEEAVNCGADLIVSHHPLIFTSINRVIEQDVTGSIVRSLIKNDISVYSAHTNFDIADGGMNDILCDKLGLSGVRRFTESECTDPFGKPLDRIGRVGILDTPIEMADFVDYVKNVLGCMAISYVGSESEIISTAAVCSGSGGDLIYNAYNAGADVYVTSEIKHHEAQLALELGINLIDAGHFETENIICDFMEDYLLSRFDDISITKSTMLPYKRR encoded by the coding sequence ATGCCAAAAGTGAAGGATATTGCCGAATATATTGAAAGCTTAGCCCCTAAAACCCTGGCTGAGCCTTGGGACAACGTCGGACTAATGGTCGGTGATATGGACAGTAATGTTGAGAGCGTATACGTAACCCTTGATGTTACTTCTGAAAATATTGAAGAGGCCGTAAACTGCGGGGCTGATTTAATCGTTTCACACCATCCGCTTATTTTCACCTCAATAAACAGAGTGATTGAACAAGACGTCACAGGAAGCATTGTCAGAAGTCTAATTAAAAATGACATTTCTGTATATAGCGCCCACACAAACTTTGACATAGCCGACGGCGGAATGAATGATATATTATGCGATAAACTCGGCCTTTCAGGGGTGCGCCGCTTTACTGAATCTGAATGTACTGACCCATTTGGAAAACCGCTTGACCGAATCGGACGGGTAGGAATCCTAGATACTCCGATAGAAATGGCCGATTTTGTTGACTATGTAAAAAATGTTTTGGGATGTATGGCTATCAGCTACGTGGGAAGCGAATCCGAAATAATCTCCACAGCTGCAGTGTGCAGCGGCAGCGGCGGAGACTTGATTTATAACGCCTATAACGCCGGAGCCGACGTTTACGTGACTTCAGAAATAAAGCACCACGAGGCACAGCTGGCATTGGAGCTTGGAATAAACTTAATTGACGCGGGTCATTTTGAAACCGAAAATATTATATGTGATTTTATGGAAGACTATTTGCTAAGCCGATTTGATGATATTTCAATAACAAAATCAACCATGCTGCCTTATAAAAGAAGATAA
- a CDS encoding cation diffusion facilitator family transporter, protein MENEVLNSQSSKKIIMRVSNISIVVNVLLSAIKFVVGVIANSGAMISDAIHSVSDVFSTIIVMIGANAAAKDPDQEHPYGHDRMECIAAIVLAIVLFITGIGVGITGVKKIFGGNYGDLAVPGALALVAAVISIVVKEGMFWYTRFYGKKVDSTALLADAWHHRSDALSSVGSFIGILGARLGFPICDPLASVVICLFIVKAAYNICKEALDKMVDKSCDDETERKMSDLIKSQEGVISLDLLMTRMFGSKLYVDVEIGADENTPLRDSHAIAENVHNAIEANFPKVKHCMVHVNPVELKIDSGAAEDENLE, encoded by the coding sequence ATGGAGAACGAGGTACTTAACAGCCAAAGCAGCAAAAAGATTATAATGCGTGTTTCAAACATAAGTATAGTTGTTAACGTGCTTCTTTCAGCTATAAAGTTTGTTGTGGGTGTTATAGCAAATTCAGGAGCTATGATAAGTGACGCGATTCACTCTGTTTCGGACGTGTTCAGCACTATTATTGTGATGATTGGGGCGAACGCGGCGGCGAAAGATCCGGATCAGGAACACCCTTACGGTCACGACCGAATGGAATGTATAGCTGCAATCGTGCTTGCTATTGTCTTGTTTATAACCGGTATTGGAGTTGGAATAACAGGCGTCAAAAAAATTTTCGGCGGCAATTACGGAGATTTGGCTGTGCCCGGGGCGTTAGCTTTAGTTGCGGCGGTTATTTCGATTGTTGTTAAAGAAGGCATGTTTTGGTACACAAGGTTTTATGGAAAAAAGGTTGACTCTACGGCATTGCTTGCAGACGCATGGCATCATAGAAGCGACGCGCTTTCTTCAGTAGGAAGTTTTATCGGTATTTTGGGAGCCAGATTGGGTTTCCCCATTTGCGATCCGTTAGCCAGCGTTGTTATATGCTTGTTCATTGTGAAAGCCGCATATAATATCTGCAAAGAAGCGCTTGACAAAATGGTCGACAAGTCGTGTGACGATGAGACTGAAAGAAAGATGTCCGACTTGATTAAAAGCCAGGAAGGCGTCATTTCGCTTGACCTGCTTATGACAAGAATGTTTGGTTCAAAATTATATGTTGATGTGGAGATAGGAGCGGATGAGAATACGCCGCTTAGAGATTCCCATGCAATTGCCGAGAATGTTCACAATGCGATTGAAGCTAATTTTCCTAAAGTCAAACACTGCATGGTTCATGTGAACCCTGTAGAATTAAAAATTGATTCCGGTGCGGCTGAAGATGAAAATTTAGAATAA
- the rpoD gene encoding RNA polymerase sigma factor RpoD encodes MDVENTEAKESGSKDVTNKSSKQASKTGAGVSESSRPVEKQGAETKKVDIAVAKKKAQIIQGLLEDGKKLGMIEYKTVADKLEELELDSEQIDKIYEIIEKQGIEIVGSIDPEPVVDESDEVTEEELEDMSVPDGVSIDDPVRMYLKEIGKVNLLTGAEEADLAKRMSEGDVNAKRKLAEANLRLVVSIAKRYVGRGMLFLDLIQEGNLGLIKAVEKFDYTKGYKFSTYATWWIRQAITRAIADQARTIRIPVHMVETINKLVRVSRQLVQELGRDPIPEEVAKELNMPVDKVGEILKIAQEPVSLETPIGEEEDSHLGDFIRDDDAPAPSDAATFTLLKEQLVDVLSTLTPREEKVLRLRFGLDDGRARTLEEVGKEFNVTRERIRQIEAKALRKLRHPSRSKKLKDYLE; translated from the coding sequence ATGGATGTTGAGAATACGGAAGCTAAAGAGAGCGGTTCAAAAGACGTGACAAATAAATCGTCAAAACAGGCTTCAAAAACCGGCGCCGGTGTTTCCGAAAGTTCTAGGCCGGTTGAAAAACAGGGGGCTGAGACGAAAAAAGTTGATATTGCCGTTGCCAAGAAAAAGGCTCAGATAATTCAAGGATTGCTGGAGGACGGCAAAAAGCTCGGAATGATTGAATACAAAACAGTTGCGGACAAGCTGGAAGAACTGGAATTGGATTCAGAGCAGATAGATAAAATATATGAAATAATAGAGAAACAGGGTATAGAAATCGTCGGAAGCATAGACCCTGAACCTGTTGTGGATGAAAGCGATGAGGTTACAGAGGAAGAACTGGAGGATATGTCTGTGCCTGACGGCGTTAGCATAGACGACCCGGTTAGAATGTATCTTAAAGAGATAGGAAAAGTTAATCTTTTGACAGGGGCTGAGGAAGCTGACCTAGCCAAGAGAATGAGCGAGGGCGACGTTAACGCAAAACGCAAGCTTGCAGAAGCAAATCTCAGACTGGTTGTCAGCATAGCGAAGCGGTATGTTGGCCGCGGTATGTTGTTCCTTGACCTTATCCAGGAGGGAAATTTAGGTCTTATAAAGGCTGTTGAGAAGTTCGATTACACAAAGGGATATAAATTCTCAACATATGCTACATGGTGGATAAGACAGGCTATAACCAGAGCGATTGCCGACCAGGCGAGGACTATTAGAATACCTGTTCATATGGTTGAGACTATAAACAAGCTTGTTCGTGTTTCAAGGCAGCTAGTGCAGGAACTTGGACGCGACCCGATACCGGAGGAAGTCGCAAAAGAGCTGAATATGCCGGTTGACAAGGTTGGAGAAATTTTAAAGATTGCTCAGGAACCTGTTTCTTTGGAGACGCCGATAGGCGAGGAAGAGGACAGCCATCTCGGCGACTTTATCCGTGATGATGACGCACCGGCGCCGTCCGACGCCGCTACATTTACTTTGTTAAAGGAGCAGCTGGTGGACGTTTTGAGCACATTAACTCCGAGAGAAGAAAAAGTGCTTAGACTTAGATTTGGTTTGGACGACGGCAGAGCAAGAACTCTTGAAGAGGTTGGCAAAGAGTTTAATGTAACCCGTGAAAGGATTCGTCAGATAGAAGCTAAGGCTTTAAGAAAACTTCGTCATCCCAGCCGCAGTAAAAAGCTGAAAGATTATTTGGAATAA
- a CDS encoding tRNA (adenine(22)-N(1))-methyltransferase, protein MIPPTLSPRLNKISELINDSDVTADIGTDHAYLPVSLVYSGKSKYVIASDIKTGPIKRAESTVKKYDMSDFISLRQGAGLETITPGDNVDTIVIAGMGGLVISSILENSPEILNQAKKIILQPMTMVPELRDYLYKGDFKNIKEYLAVEENKIYNIISAEPGKDKYEEPSPVELFLGRSLINERPEHFSSYVKRQENKVRKIIDGLSKSSEPENIEKIRYYKNLLSDIEKFIIG, encoded by the coding sequence ATGATTCCTCCTACATTATCACCAAGACTAAACAAAATATCTGAACTCATAAACGATTCAGACGTAACAGCGGATATAGGAACCGACCATGCTTATCTGCCGGTATCTTTGGTATATAGCGGCAAATCAAAATATGTCATCGCCTCGGATATAAAAACCGGGCCTATAAAAAGAGCGGAATCAACCGTAAAAAAATATGATATGTCTGATTTTATCAGCCTCAGACAAGGCGCAGGACTGGAAACAATAACCCCCGGCGACAATGTTGATACAATAGTAATAGCCGGAATGGGCGGTCTTGTAATCTCAAGTATCCTCGAGAACTCACCGGAAATCTTAAATCAGGCAAAGAAAATAATACTCCAGCCTATGACTATGGTTCCTGAACTTAGGGATTATCTGTATAAAGGAGACTTTAAAAATATAAAAGAATACCTGGCGGTTGAGGAAAACAAAATATATAATATTATTTCAGCTGAACCGGGTAAAGATAAATATGAAGAGCCGTCGCCTGTTGAGTTATTCCTCGGACGCAGTCTTATAAATGAGCGTCCTGAACATTTCAGCTCTTATGTAAAGCGGCAGGAAAACAAAGTTCGGAAGATTATTGACGGACTCAGCAAATCATCAGAACCTGAAAATATAGAAAAAATTAGGTATTATAAAAATTTATTATCTGATATTGAAAAATTTATCATCGGCTAG
- the dnaG gene encoding DNA primase yields MAGSDFQSFIDEVVMRNDIVDIISEYTTLKRTGNNMMGLCPLHNDRKSPSLSVSPDKQMFHCFGCGAGGNVIHFIQAAMNLDFMDALKYLADRVHMEMPDNRTGRDKQKQLAISKKREKIYEINAQAARYFFECLASPAGEPGLTYLKNRMISNSTIKRFGLGYAPEGWSNLINFLKKKGYNENDMLDAGLVKKRDNGTFYDAFYDGRVIFPIIDVRGNVIAFGGRVVKDGTDAPKYWNTPETLVFKKKDNLFGLNIAKNAKADRLLLMEGYMDVVSLHQNGFNNAVASLGTAFTPEQAKLVKRYAPRAVLCYDNDEAGKKATIRAGDILFDADVKVRVLTVTDGKDPDEFIKMKGPDMFSVLIEKARPLIEYKVAEAELKYNLDDLDDKVDFLNEVSVILSRVKNQAQREIYISKIAEELSISPESISAGISGIENKEKAILRRREENKQRRERDIMTGGVSASHRDRELFNAERLLLCLMTDKRVIGLVKESGIVPDDFIRSELHKRLASLLFELYESGEGTEGNDILNRCSPENVGEISNILISDKNIKDKYEASKKPLEIIALSKEERIKEKAISSGDEEELKRLFELKRKKKE; encoded by the coding sequence ATGGCTGGTTCTGATTTTCAAAGCTTTATAGATGAAGTTGTAATGAGAAACGATATCGTTGATATTATTTCCGAGTATACAACTTTAAAACGCACAGGCAATAATATGATGGGGCTCTGCCCTCTGCATAATGACAGAAAGTCTCCGTCTTTGTCGGTCTCGCCTGATAAACAGATGTTTCATTGCTTTGGCTGCGGCGCAGGAGGAAACGTTATTCATTTCATACAGGCGGCGATGAACCTTGATTTTATGGATGCCTTAAAATATTTGGCGGACAGGGTACATATGGAAATGCCGGACAACAGAACCGGCAGGGACAAGCAGAAACAGCTGGCCATATCAAAAAAACGTGAAAAGATATACGAGATTAATGCTCAGGCGGCGAGATACTTTTTTGAGTGTTTAGCAAGTCCGGCGGGTGAACCGGGATTAACGTATCTGAAAAACCGCATGATTAGTAATTCAACGATAAAGCGGTTTGGATTGGGATACGCTCCTGAGGGATGGTCAAATTTAATAAATTTTTTAAAGAAAAAAGGGTATAATGAAAATGATATGCTGGACGCCGGATTGGTGAAAAAGCGTGATAACGGAACATTTTATGACGCATTTTATGACGGCAGAGTTATTTTTCCGATTATAGACGTCAGAGGGAATGTTATAGCTTTCGGCGGACGTGTAGTAAAAGACGGTACCGACGCTCCAAAATATTGGAACACGCCTGAAACATTGGTGTTTAAGAAAAAAGATAATCTATTTGGTTTGAATATAGCTAAAAACGCAAAGGCTGACAGGCTTCTTCTTATGGAGGGATATATGGATGTTGTGTCTCTTCATCAGAATGGATTTAATAACGCCGTAGCGTCTTTGGGTACAGCTTTCACGCCGGAACAGGCAAAATTGGTTAAACGGTATGCTCCAAGAGCCGTTTTATGTTATGATAACGACGAAGCAGGCAAAAAGGCTACAATAAGAGCCGGAGATATTCTCTTCGACGCTGACGTAAAGGTGCGAGTTCTGACGGTAACCGACGGCAAGGATCCGGATGAGTTTATAAAGATGAAAGGCCCTGATATGTTTAGTGTTCTGATTGAAAAGGCAAGGCCTTTGATTGAGTATAAAGTTGCCGAGGCGGAGTTAAAATATAACCTGGATGATTTGGATGATAAGGTTGACTTTTTGAATGAGGTGTCAGTAATTTTATCTAGGGTTAAAAACCAGGCTCAGAGGGAAATATATATCAGCAAAATAGCAGAAGAGCTTTCTATCAGTCCGGAAAGTATTTCAGCCGGCATAAGCGGAATAGAAAATAAGGAAAAGGCTATTTTAAGACGCCGGGAGGAAAATAAACAACGGAGAGAGCGGGACATAATGACAGGAGGAGTTTCAGCCAGTCATCGGGACAGAGAGCTTTTTAATGCTGAAAGACTGCTTTTGTGTCTGATGACTGATAAAAGGGTTATAGGGCTTGTCAAAGAGTCCGGAATAGTCCCTGATGATTTTATACGTTCAGAATTACATAAGAGGCTGGCTTCGCTTTTGTTTGAATTATATGAGAGCGGCGAGGGCACAGAAGGGAATGATATTCTGAACAGATGCTCACCTGAGAATGTGGGAGAAATATCCAATATTTTAATAAGTGATAAAAATATAAAAGATAAATATGAAGCTTCCAAAAAACCTTTGGAGATTATCGCTTTATCAAAAGAAGAACGTATTAAAGAAAAGGCGATTAGTTCCGGGGATGAAGAAGAATTAAAACGGCTCTTTGAGCTAAAGCGGAAGAAAAAAGAATAA